The Hypanus sabinus isolate sHypSab1 chromosome 5, sHypSab1.hap1, whole genome shotgun sequence genome has a segment encoding these proteins:
- the LOC132394772 gene encoding fibrinogen-like protein 1-like protein, which yields MASLKILGSLLLTIFVIGKCSAMSGDISNFLEGVVNAHAFSTEQKLEIQNLKNSKNGRVRLQQDCRPLSRFVNQPSGIYAIKPKNSSPLLVYCDMETENGGWILVQRVVKGGTISFQKTWSEYEKTFGDINSNYWLGNSYVHNITQQERYEVKFVIEHGKNAVNIKFDSFNVEGSENNYKLRLGAPVNIHNVSDYHRELLQNDNMMFSTQDKDNDGNLDGNCAVSYGGGWWFNNCTSVIVNSQLIRWESICSDCDSVSILIRPTTQNCVTNLKTPK from the exons ATGGCTTCCCTTAAAATATTGGGTTCGCTTCTTCTTACAATCTTTGTGATTGGAAAATGTTCCGCTATGTCTGGTGACATTTCTAACTTCCTCGAGGGAGTTGTGAATGCACATGCATTTTCGACTGAACAGAAACTGGAAATTCAGAATTTAAAGAACAGCAAAAATGGACGTG TGCGACTTCAGCAAGACTGCAGGCCATTGAGCCGTTTCGTGAATCAGCCCAGTGGAATCTATGCCATTAAGCCCAAGAACAGTTCACCCCTGTTGGTCTACTGCGATATGGAAACTGAAAACGGTGGATGGATTCTGGTGCAAAGGGTGGTGAAAGGCGGTACCATATCCTTCCAGAAAACATGGTCAGAatatgaaaaaacttttggtgatATAAACAGCAACTACTGGCTTGGAAATTCATACGTCCATAACATCACACAGCAAGAGCGCTATGAGGTTAAATTTGTCATTGAACATGGTAAAAACGCTGTGAATATTAAATTTGACAGTTTTAATGTTGAAGGgtcagaaaataattacaaattaaGGCTGGGGGCTCCCGTCAATATCCACAATGTTTCTGATTATCATAGGGAATTGCTTCAAAATGATAACATGATGTTTTCTACTCAAGATAAGGACAATGACGGAAATCTTGACGGTAATTGTGCAGTGAGTTATGGAGGGGGGTGGTGGTTTAACAATTGTACATCTGTCATAGTCAACAGCCAGCTTATTAGATGGGAATCTATTTGCAGTGACTGTGATTCTGTCTCCATTTTAATTAGACCTACTACTCAAAACTGTGTAACAAACCTAAAAACTCCTAAATAG